GATCACCCGAGGCGCTGACCTGCAGCGCGCCGAGGATGGACACATCGACGTGGCCGCCGCGGATCATGCCAAAGGACTCGCTGCTGTCGAATGTGGAGGCGCCGGGGAGGAGAGTGACGGTCTGTTTTCCTGCGTTGACAATGTCCGCAtcgacttcttcttctgtgGGGTGGGGGCCCATGCCGAGGATGCCGTTCTCGCTCTGCAACCACACCTTTACGTCATCCGGGACGTATGTTGCTGCGTCCGTTGGGATACCGACGCCCAGATTGACGTAGTAGCCTTGTTTGAGCTCCTTTGCTGCGCGCTTCGCGATACGTGCGCGGTGTCCCGCTGCAGGCTTGCCTGACGACGAGGGGTCGCGCAGCTTCTTGATTTCGATACTGTTGGGCACCGTAGCGGGGACGATGCGGTCGACGAAGATACCGGGGAGATCGACATCGTTGGCATCAAAAGTGCCAATGGGAACGATGTGTTCGGCTTCGACGATGGTCAGCCGAGCGGCCTTGGCCATGATGGGACCGAATGCTTTTGTGGTGTATCTAGACACTGTATCAGAGAAGGATCGCAGATCTGAGCGGCCTGCTTACCGGAAAACGCAATTCCCTGCCTCGTCTACTTTGTGTGCCCTGATGATAGCTACATCGCCAGGCAGAGCAGTCTCCATCAAGAACTTCTTGCCATTGAACTCCCTAACCTCTCTCTTTGTACCGAAGCCGACGGCCTTTCCTTCCTTGTCAAACTTGGCAGGGATCTGGCCGTCCTGTAGTAAGGTGTTCACAGCGGTAGGCGTGTAGAAAGCTGGGATACCTGCGCCTGCAGACCTGATCCGTTCTGCAAGCGTACCCTGTGGACAGAGCTCAATTTCAATGTCTCCGCTCAGGTACTGCTTCTCAAGCGCTTTGTTGTTGCCTAGGAAGCTGATGATGAGTTTGTCGACCTGTCCGTTCTTTGTGAGGTGAGCAAGTCCACCGGCGCCCTCGATACCAGCGTTGTTTGAAACAGCAGTCAGAGAGTGTAATGACTTTGGCCCACGCTTCTGCATGGCCCGAATGAGGGTTTCTGCGACGCCACATAGCCCAAAGCCTGCACTGAGTACCGTGGATCCTGGCTGTATGTCGGCGACAGCTTCGTCGGCGCTGTCAAACAGCTTCGACTTTGATCGATCAATAGTAGGCGCTTTGTCGGCCACCGCACTGATGCTCCGTATCTGCTTTGTGAACCGCCAGTGTGGTGGTGCTACGCGCGTAGCGCGCAGTTGTGCGGGCAGTGGGCGTCGTGCGCACAGCCGGGCAGGCAGAGCTGCCAGGATCCGGTATGATGAGGGTAGCGCGTCCATTGTGTGATGCAGAGGTGGAATTGTTGTGCGATGGATTCAAACAGCAGTACTATTTACAATCTTCGCGGCCTCGGGAGACAACGGCAAGGAATTGTTGATGTCAAGGTCCCACGCCAGCCAGAAGAAGCGCCGTCGAGCGCGCAGAGCTCGATGATGACGCGATGCAGGGTAAGAGCTTCCGAGAGGTTCGGTGTCAGAAACCTCCGAGGGGCTCGGCATCAGATGTAGGTCCGAAGCGCAGACAGTGAAACGTTGGCCGCGGACGCGAGGGGCAATCAGGGGCTTAGTAATGTGTCGTTCGGCAAAGCTGGCCCGGATGAGACACCGCATCTTCTCCCTCCCATGCCTAGAGCTAGAGTCCAGATTCGAGCTAAAGAATGTCCGACGCTGACTTGGCATGCAACGACCGGAGGTTGAATTCGTTACAGACATTCCCGAATACAAGCGTGTGTTCTCTCTGGAGGCACTCAGAGTAGCCTTATAGAAAGAAGCATGCAAGCTTTTAAGCACTGCGAGGACCACAAATTTGCTCAATGGAAGTTGAAGTCCGGCAGATTCATCATGTCGTTCCACATGTACGAACCCTCATCGTTCCAAATATCGAGCTGCGGTGTTGTGAAGAAGTCGAGGTTGGTTACCGTCTCCTTCACTTCGTTGTAGGACATGGCTGAGAAGGGCAGCGGGTCGCCAAAGCCCGAGATAGAGTCCAGAGAAGGGAACGGCTGTGTACCATCCGCGAGTGGTGGAGACACACCAAGCTGGTGCTGTGAAGTGGGAGGTGAAAAGGGTTGTGGAGGTACTCCGGACGCTGCCTCCAAGCTCGGTGCTTGTTTGACGAGGACTCGTAAAAATCGACCGTAGACGACAGAGGCACCGTTGCGATGGCTCGGCGAACTTCCAATGCGCTCCAGAACAGTCGCAGTTTCTTGTATGAGCTTGCGCACGCTGGGCGCTAGATTGTGGCAGCTACGTTTCCCAGACGTCGGTGCGCTCAGAGCGAGGGCGATATTCGCAGCAAAGCAAATCATCGTGACTGTATTGTTCGGCATCGACTTGAGGCGAGCTTCGCCTTGTATGGCAGCTCGCATGACGTTCAAGGCAGAAGATACCGCAGAAGCTCGGAAGGATCGCTTGACCTCTGGCGGTGCGCTAGGGTGGTTGAGTAGCATGCTGTAAGTCGAAAGCCGGGTATGCGTGACGAGGATCTCAACATAAGGAGGCAGTGTTTTATGTTCGAAATCGCCAATGACGGACGTCCATGTCCGAAGCCACCTGTCAAAGAACTCGTCAATCTCCCTCTCAATTTCGTGGGCAACCTTGAGACCGACGTCAATGACACGGTAGCCATCGCACCTCATTCTTACGTTGGCAAACAAATCGTCAAGGTCCCTGCGAAGAGCTCCCATCGACACTAGTGGGCCGTCTTGCGGATCCGCGTTTGGAGTGGAATGCCAATGATTGCAGTGTTGGATGAGCGGAGTCTTCGGGATACAGTAGCTGCGACCTCGAGCCAGGCACACACCTCGTTCGAGAACGAACAGGGCAATCCATACTCTCTCTCTCCGGCGCAGTAACCTCTGGCCCCATGCCGACTGTGCATCAACATCTTCGAGGCCATCCATCGTGAGTGCTTTGCCTGCGTCAAGACATTCGCCTCTCGGTATCTGCCTGATGAGGTCTGCGTTGAACGACGAGGACGGAGTTATCACCTTGTCCAGGGAGAGGTCCAGGGCGATGGCAAGAGCAGTGGCAAGGTAGAGACTCGTGTCATCGTCGGTGGCATGCTGTCCTGGCGGCATCCAGGGAATGCTGACCATGAACGCTAGAACAATCTCAACTGATCTGTACTTCTTGACGATGACCTGTTCGGCCAAGTATCGTCGATGAATGAGCAGTCTCTTAGCCAGAGACGCTGTTTCCGGCAGAAATACGGCGGTAAACGCCAGAAGAGTGGTGAAGAGGAACGATGAACGGTTCCGAACAAACTCCAAGGTGTGCACGACGGGGTCGAGGCCCCAACGAGTGTGTGCTAACTTCTGGTGGAAACTGTTCTCGTAAGCGTACGTAAGCCGTATTGTAATGTGGGACGTACTATGCGAGTAGTGTTTTGGCCTCCCCTTCGGTCACCAGCCCAATTTCAATGGGGTCGTAACCTTGCCCTTGATCGAGTTTGGCTTTCATCGGCAGAAAGAATTGATGCACGTCCAAGAAGGCACTATGCTCACTACCGTTGATTTTGCTTCCGGGCGTCGAGATGGCGTTGTCCAGTGTATGTGGCGATGTGATGCGAAGATCTGACGCGCGAGCAAGAAGTTGTAGAGGGTTCTCGACATCTTCCACTGCAAGCTGGTCGTCGCTCGAACCTCCGGCATGGTCTCTTTCTGAATGCTGGAGGGTTGCAGGAGGCTTCATGTCTCCTGGGTCCGACGAGAATGCATCATTGGCGTTGTTCAGTCTGGGCGTTTGAACAGACGGCGTGCCATCTTCGTCTTGCGCCTCGTTCAGTAGCCTTTGCAACTGCTCTAGTGTACTGCGGTGGGAAGGCGCATCGGATCTGCGTTTCTTGATTGCTTCTTCGACCTGAAAGATGGCTTTTTCGAGACCTGAACGTTTACTGGGAGATGGTGAGTGTGGTAGTCGAATCAGTGCCATCGGACTTACTTCTTCACGCCTTTCTGCCTGCCGATGTGGAACTCGGGTATCACGCACTCAGCCCCGAGATGCGTGCATCTTTCGCACCTTGGCGCTCCGTCATCGCGCCGGCATTTGATTTTACTCCTTCTACAGTTCAAGCAGGCTGCTTGCTTATATTTTTCCATGCGGCGATTTGGGCAGTGAGCGTCCAGTGCTTGATGTGTTCACCAGTAGGCTGGGATGGTGTCGTACAACGCGCGTAACTCTGGAAATCCACGCATACACTTTTTTTTTTCTGAGAAATCAAATCCCGGTCTTTCGTAATGTGTCTTTCTCAAAGCTAGAAGACTTCATGCATTCGCACAGTGACTCAGTGGACGGTTGCGCCGGTGAGGAGAGACTGATGTCCTCGGCTGCTGTCTCGGTGCATCAAATCGGGTAGGCGCTAGCGAATCCACTAGCTGTGGCCGAGAACGAGAGCTTCCCCTCCCCTGTCCAGCTTGAGACAAGGGCCAAGATGTTTGCTGCTCTGTCTGAGTTTGCGGTCACGAAAGGTAACAAGTAATTGTGGTATCAAAGCTAACTAGTACATGCAAAAGATGCTTGAGCGCATCGCTGTGTTCATTACATGTTGAAGATGTACAAGTTTATTACGTATTCAAGAAGTATATGTTTATTACGTTTTAAAAATGTACAGTTCATTACGTGTTAGAGATGTACAAGTTCATTACATGTTAAAAATGTACAGTTCATTACGTGTTGGAGATGTACAAGTTCATTACATGTTAAAAATGGACAAGTCCATCCACGTCTAGAGCTTGGGCGTGCTCTCCGTCTGACGCAAGCGAACCAGTCCCTGTAGCTGATTAGTGTTTGTGTGGACGCTGTTCTTGATATGCACGAACCTCTTGTACGCAGCTGGCGATGAGGGTGCCGCTGCGGGTGTACAATCTTTGAAAGACAAGGCCGCGGCCATCACCAGCCCACGTTGTCTCCATCTCTGAGAAGATCCACTCGTCTGCCCTGAAACTGCGAGGGTTGTGAAAGTAGATTGTGTGATCCAGGCTGACCATCATGCCGATCTCCGGTGTGTTGTCTTTCTTGACGGTCTCGCCGTTTCGAACGCTCCGTATGCGCTGTATGTCTGCCTCGTCCAAGTACTTCTGGCGTTTCAGCTCTGCATCGTCCATGGCAAGCAGCTTCTTGAGGACGTCTTCGTCGATGCTTGACTTGGACTTGCTCTTGCGTTGTGTGGAGTAGCGCCAGAGCTTGTGGACTCGAGCAATGGTGCCGATGAAGTAGCTGTCTGACATGTATGCGATGGCGGAGAGGTGCGCTTCGTGTCCCCCTTCTGGAGAGATGGTGCCGCGGGCTTTCATCCACTGCCTGCACTTTTTGGTGTGAGCAAAGGGCGAATCGTCTGGGTGGTGTCAGCGTGACGCCGCGTCAGTCGTTGGAGGCCGTGGGTGCATACCATTTTCAATGTCTAGTCGCTGACTCTGGAACGGACCGGTGTCGTTGCCGCCGTGGGATTCCCAGTCGTCTTTGTCTTCAGCTGGGTCCGGCACGTCTGGCATGGGGTAGGCGTGCTCGACCATTTTTTCTCCTCCGCTGTTCTGTCGCACAAAGCTCATGGTGGTTGTGAAGATGACTTTGCCCCGCTGTCGCGCCTGCACCGTTCTTGTGGCAAACGACTTTCCGGAGCGCACCCTCTCGACATGGTATATGATGGGTATGTCGGCGTTGCCAGCCAGGACAAAGTAGCAGTGCATGGAGTGGACGGTGAAGTCGGCAGGCACCGTCTTCTGGGCCGCGCTGAGGGTCTGTGCAATGGCTGCGCCGCCAAAGATGCCTCTTGCACCGGGGGGATGCCACATGGGGCGGGTGTTTGTAAAGAGGTCCGGGTCGATGTCGGTCAGCTCGGTCAGCTCGAGGACATTTTCAATGTGAGACTGCTTCTCGTTGACTGGCGGGGGGCGGATGAGGGTGCCCATGGTTGCGAGGCCGTTGGGTGtgggtgggtgtgggtgggtgtgaagagggtgaagagggtgaagagggtgaagagggtgaagagggtgaagagggtgaagagggtgaagagggtgaagagggtgaagagggtgaagagggtgaagagggtgaagagggtgaagagggtgaagagggtgaagagggtgaagagggtgaagagggtgaagagggtgaagagggtgaagagggtgaagagggtgaagagggtgaagagggtgaagaggGAGTTGCTGGAGGTGTGTGTctggaagaagaagaacagaCTGGGTGCATGTGGGTGTGCATGTGCAATGAATGGCAGGGCGACAGCTAAACACGGGGAGCGTCGAGCATTCTCCTCGAACCGAGGCATAGATAGCTGGCCCAATACGGACGCACTGCCGTAGAAAGGCCGACAGCGCAGTCCAACATTGAACCTGTGGACGGTCAGGGGCAGAGGGCACATGCGTTGGTCCCCAGCAGCGGGCGGTGCTGGGATTTGCAGGTCTTGGACGGCCCGTGTGGACTGCAGTCTTGCTTCATGGCTGGCCTGGGTGCCTGGGTGGTAGGGGCAGGACACGGCTGACTAACGGACGATCGGGCAAAGAGGCGCTTCCCCGTATTGGGCGGCGCGGATGACGTCCACGCATGTGTTCCTGGATTGCGTGCCAAAGCGTGCCGAGTCCAATGTGCGCCGCTGCGCTCCCTCCTGCACATCCTCGATCCTCGATCCACGAGCCACGAGCCAGCGCCCGAGGCCGTTCTTCGCGTCTGCCAGCGCCCGAGGCCGTTCTTCGCGTCTGCCAGCGCCCGAGGCCGTTCTTCGCGTCTGCCACCGCCCGACCGCCGCCGCGACGTGGATTGTGGATTGAGATTGACATGTCGcgagccgccgccgcctgaTCCACTGCCTCCCGACTCTGGACCTCGCACCATGGCGGACACGCACCCCGAGCTGCAGGCGAAGCTGCACGCGCTGGACCACGAGCTGGAAGAGGGCGACATTACGCAGAAAGGGTCCGTCACCGCCTTCCCCACACCAGCTTGCACGTCCCGTCACGCCCCGTCACGCCCGTCGAGGCTCGTCACGTCCCCCGTCCCCCGCCGCACGTCCAGCACGCCCAGCACGTCCTGCACGCCCAGCACGCCTGCACGCCCAGCACGCCTGCACGCCTGCACATCTCAACGCCTGCACGCCTGCACATCTCAACGCCTGCACGCCTGCACATCTCAACGCCTGCACGCCTGCACACCTACACGCCTGCACACCTGCACACCTGCACACCTGCACACCTACACACCTACACGCCTGCACATCTGCGCTAACGACCCGCACAGCTACGAGAAGCGCAGGACCGTCCTCCTGTCGCAGTACCTGGGCCCCGACCACGCCGCCCAGCTGCAACACGACCTGCGCCAGAGCCCGCCCCAGAGCGAGGGCCCCGCCTCGCGCACCGCTTCGCGCACCGCCTCGCTCGCTGCCCTCTCTGGCCCCCAGGGCCCCGCCGTGGACCCCCGCGCCAGCATTGCCTCGTCCACCTTCGAGTATGCGCCCCCCTCCACCACCGCTGCCCCCGCGGCCACCACCCAGTACATGGCCTACCCGCCCAGCCAGGTCGGCCGCTTCCAGGAGAGGCAGCTGGGCCTGCGCACCCCCTCGCTGCAGCGCGCCCCCTCCCAGGGCAGCGAGACCTTCCTCCCGCGCCCCCAGACGCCCGAGTACGGCTACTCGCGCGAAGGCACCATGATGGGCGCCAACTACGCCTTCAACCCGGACACCCAGCAGGCCTACGACCCCGCCTTCCCCGACCCCGGCGCCGATGCGAGCCGCCGGAGCACCATGCTCGATGTCAACCAGGGCTACTTCTCCGACTTCACCGGCCAGCAGATGCAGGACCAGCCCGACGCCTACGGGGGCCCCAACCGCTACTCCTCTGGCGACGCCTTCTCCCCCACCGCCGCCCTGCCCCCGCCCATGATGAACCCCGGCGATCTCCCCCACGGCGCCGTCATCCAGACCATGATGCCTCTCGAGCCGCGAGACCTGCCCTTTGACGTATACGACCCGCACAACCCAAACATCCAAATGTCAAAGTTCGACAACATTGGCGCCGTCCTTCGCCACCGAGGCCGCACGCAGCCACGCCAAACCGCCTTCTGGGTGCTCGACGCAAAGGGCAAGGAGACGGCCTCGATTTCTTGGGAGAAGGTCGCAAGTCGCGCCGAGAAGGTGGCCAAAGTCATCAAGGACAAGAGCAACCTGTATCGAGGCGACAGGGTCGCACTGGTCTACAGAGACACCGAGGTGATCGAGTTCGTCGTCGCTCTGCTGGGCTGCTTCATCGCTGGCGTTGTCGCAGTGCCCATCAACAGCGTCGACGACTACCAAAAGCTCATTCTTCTCCTGACCACCACACAAGCGCATCTCGCCCTGACCACCGACAACAACCTGAAGGCTTTCCACCGCGACAT
This genomic window from Ascochyta rabiei chromosome 11, complete sequence contains:
- a CDS encoding 3-oxoacid CoA-transferase, whose protein sequence is MDALPSSYRILAALPARLCARRPLPAQLRATRVAPPHWRFTKQIRSISAVADKAPTIDRSKSKLFDSADEAVADIQPGSTVLSAGFGLCGVAETLIRAMQKRGPKSLHSLTAVSNNAGIEGAGGLAHLTKNGQVDKLIISFLGNNKALEKQYLSGDIEIELCPQGTLAERIRSAGAGIPAFYTPTAVNTLLQDGQIPAKFDKEGKAVGFGTKREVREFNGKKFLMETALPGDVAIIRAHKVDEAGNCVFRYTTKAFGPIMAKAARLTIVEAEHIVPIGTFDANDVDLPGIFVDRIVPATVPNSIEIKKLRDPSSSGKPAAGHRARIAKRAAKELKQGYYVNLGVGIPTDAATYVPDDVKVWLQSENGILGMGPHPTEEEVDADIVNAGKQTVTLLPGASTFDSSESFGMIRGGHVDVSILGALQVSASGDLANYMVPGKVFKGMGGAMDLVSNPEATKVVVATEHVAKDGSSKIVQECKLPLTGAKCVSTIITDLCVFEVDRVNGGLTLTEVAPGVTVEQIREKTDAEFKVADDLKSMEDGAQIEGA
- a CDS encoding Palmitoyl-CoA hydrolase, which encodes MGTLIRPPPVNEKQSHIENVLELTELTDIDPDLFTNTRPMWHPPGARGIFGGAAIAQTLSAAQKTVPADFTVHSMHCYFVLAGNADIPIIYHVERVRSGKSFATRTVQARQRGKVIFTTTMSFVRQNSGGEKMVEHAYPMPDVPDPAEDKDDWESHGGNDTGPFQSQRLDIENDDSPFAHTKKCRQWMKARGTISPEGGHEAHLSAIAYMSDSYFIGTIARVHKLWRYSTQRKSKSKSSIDEDVLKKLLAMDDAELKRQKYLDEADIQRIRSVRNGETVKKDNTPEIGMMVSLDHTIYFHNPRSFRADEWIFSEMETTWAGDGRGLVFQRLYTRSGTLIASCVQEGLVRLRQTESTPKL